From Chryseotalea sp. WA131a:
GATTGACGAGCCTGTCTAGTTATAAAGAAGTTCATGCCCAAATCAAAAAGTGTTTACACCAGTTCGGCACTTCCGTTTCAATTGGTATTTATCATGTGGCTCACCTTCACCGTTGAGCTTTTTCTACACATCAATCTTGGTTTTTTGGGCATCAAGCCGCGCAGTTTGTGGGGTTTGGTTGGCATTTTTACAGCACCCATGGTGCACGGAAATTACCTGCACCTGCTTTCCAATACCTTCCCGCTACTGTTTTTAGGCACGTTGCTCTTTTTCTTTTATGACCGCATTGGCCGCATTGTTTTTTTTCGTGGCTACTTTGTTACCAATCTATTGGTTTGGATTTTTAGCCCTCGGCCATCCTATCATATTGGTGCCAGCGGGTTGATCTATTCATTGGCTGCGTTTCTTATTATGTTTGGCTTTCTGCGACAAGATTTTTTGTCGTTGCTGATTTCGATTGGGGTGGTGATCGCCTATGGTGGAATCTTCTATGGTGTGTTGCCAACCGATCCGTACGTATCGTGGGAATCTCATTTGGCAGGTGCCTTGGTTGGTGTGGTTACAGCCTTTAACTTGGCAGATAAAAAAAGGATTCGATATAACTAAAGGGATGTTAGATTTAAGATTTGAGATGTTAGATTTGAGAATGCCTGATTACCACATCACTTAGTCCTAAGCCCCAATCCCCTTTCCCTAATGAACCAATAACCACTCCCTAAATGGACGCAGCAGCTAAATCGATACTGGATAATTTAAAGGCTAGAAAGTACGAGCCTGTTTACGTTTTGCAAGGCGAAGAGACCTTCTATATCGATTTGATTGCCAATTATATTGAAGCCCACGTTTTAAATGAATCGGAGAAGTCTTTTAACCAAGTGGTGCTGTACGGCAAAGATGCTCCGGTAAATGTGATACTCACCAATGCCAAACGCTTTCCCATGATGGCCGAACGCCAAGTGGTGATTGTGCGCGAAGCCCAAGATATTCCAGATCTGCAAAAAGAAGCGGGTGCTAAGTTGCTTTTAGATTACGTCTCTCGACCAGTGCCTTCCACCATTTTAGTGCTTTGCCACAAACACAAAACATTGGACAAGCGCAAGGAGTTGGGCAAAAAACTCGATAAGCTTCCGGGTGCCGCCACTTTCAAAAAAATATACGACAATCAGTTGCCTGATTTTATTTCAAGCTATGTAAAGGAGAAAGGTTGTAAGATAGATGCCGATGCCGTGCAAGTATTGGCAGAGTATGTGGGCACCGATTTGAATAGAGTTGCCAACGAAATCGATAAGGTGTTGATCAGTGCTGAAAAAGGAGAATCAATTACCACCACCAAAGTGATGGCACAAGTGGGCATTAGCCGCGAGTATAACATTTTCGAATTGCAAAAGGCATTGCTTCAACGCGATGTTTACAAGCTTGCCAAAATTGTTCATTATTTTGAGGGCAACCTCAAAAAGAACCCCATCATCCCAATGGTGGCTTACTTGTTTTCGTTTTTCAGTAAAGTACTAGCGGCACATGGCACTGCAGATAAGAGCGAACGTGGCCTTGTTACAGCATTAAAAATCAGCCCGTTTGCTGCAAAAGATTACAGCTTTGCTTTACAGCGATTTTCAGTCAACCAAGTCATTCGAAATATCTCTCTATTGAAATCAACCGATCTGAAATTGAAAGGTGTGAACGTGGGCAGCGAAGATGAAAGCGAGATTTTGAAGGAGTTGGTGTTTCAGTTGATTATCTGATAGTTGAAGAGATTTTTCGAGCAAATGAAGCAAGTTCAAGCAACACTTTAAGGCTTATTTCATTTAAACTTTCTTCATGTTTCTCTATACAAACATTGATTTCAAATTTGTATTTTTGGGTGCGTGTGGTTCTAAACTATTTTTTGCGCAAATGATATTTTTTAAACGATTGTCTGCAATAACAGATGTCTTACCAAGTTTTGTTAGAAAAAGTGGCATGATCAAAATTTATGTTGCATGCGTGGCGTTGGCGCTTAGCGGCCTGCCTGCCAAGCTATATTCGCAAGAGTTACTGACTCAGCAAAAAGAAGAGCATTTTTACAAGAAGGGGATTGAACTGATGGACCGAAGTCAGTTTGGGGCCGCGCTTGAAAATTTTTCGGAGTATATTTCATTGCATCCGGCCAGCGATATAAAAACAATTGACGCTGAGTATTATGTGGCCTTTTGTGCACTCAATCTGTTTCACACCGATGCCGAAAAATTGTTTAGCAACTTTATTGTTAAACACCCAGCACATCCCAAAGCCGTGCTGGCCAATTTCGATCTGGCCAATTTCTTCTACAATGAAAAGAACTATAAAAAATCAGCTATCTATTTTGGAAAAGTTGGTTTTTCTGAAATGACGGCTGAACAACAAA
This genomic window contains:
- a CDS encoding rhomboid family intramembrane serine protease: MWLTFTVELFLHINLGFLGIKPRSLWGLVGIFTAPMVHGNYLHLLSNTFPLLFLGTLLFFFYDRIGRIVFFRGYFVTNLLVWIFSPRPSYHIGASGLIYSLAAFLIMFGFLRQDFLSLLISIGVVIAYGGIFYGVLPTDPYVSWESHLAGALVGVVTAFNLADKKRIRYN
- the holA gene encoding DNA polymerase III subunit delta; the protein is MDAAAKSILDNLKARKYEPVYVLQGEETFYIDLIANYIEAHVLNESEKSFNQVVLYGKDAPVNVILTNAKRFPMMAERQVVIVREAQDIPDLQKEAGAKLLLDYVSRPVPSTILVLCHKHKTLDKRKELGKKLDKLPGAATFKKIYDNQLPDFISSYVKEKGCKIDADAVQVLAEYVGTDLNRVANEIDKVLISAEKGESITTTKVMAQVGISREYNIFELQKALLQRDVYKLAKIVHYFEGNLKKNPIIPMVAYLFSFFSKVLAAHGTADKSERGLVTALKISPFAAKDYSFALQRFSVNQVIRNISLLKSTDLKLKGVNVGSEDESEILKELVFQLII